A segment of the Synechococcales cyanobacterium T60_A2020_003 genome:
CGTCTTGGCACGAACGGTGGCGTTAATGCAGACATGCTGGGTATTGGCGCGAGCCACGCAGGGGGGGGGTGCGTCCGGCATGTCGGGGTCGCGATCGCCCTCTACAAAGATTTCGTAGTTAATTTCAAAGTTGCTGTTTCCCAACTGGCGCGGTTTCACCTGAATGATTTGGCGATCGCCACAAAACATAGGGCGAAAGAAATCGACATCGGCATGGGTGATGGGGATGGCAATTTTGGGATAGCAGAAAAATGACTGCAGGTTGATGCCCGCTTCTGCTAAGGATGCTTCGTAGGCTTCGTGACACATCGCGAGGATGTTCGCAAAGTAGACGACCCCGGCTGAATCAGTGTCTTGAAAACGGACGGTTCTGGAGTACTTAAACGGCATAATGCAAACCTAATGTCATCGAAACCCACCCATTCTAAGCGGGACACCGTTTCTTGATAATAGCTTTGTGATCTGGATTAAGAGGGTTTGCCATTGCTTTAAGAATTAAGGATGATTATGAGATATAAATGAAATTTATATAAAAAGGGCGTTTTCATCTAGAGAAATTATGACTAGGCTAGAACTATCGATAGTTATTCAGTCATCATCATGTTGGATTTGATTAAACACACTGCTCGATCCATGACTTCGCCTCAGCGTTCAATCTCGTCCTCTCGCTACTTGCGTGTTATTCGCCAATGGCTCGACAATTTAGAAATTCGGGATATCGCCAGTGCTCACCTTGTATGCCGCGTGATTCCGGCTCAGTGTCCCTTTGAGCGGGATATTGTAGTGCTGGGGCGCAAAATTGCCCATATTCCGCCCTTGTGCAAGCTAAATCCGTTTTATACGGAAGTGTCGAATCTTCGATTTCGGGCGCTTTGCTACTTAGCAGACCACGGTGAAGATATCCGCGCCTATTGTTAAAGTCCTGACGACGTTGTTTCTGTGGAATCGTGAACGCCATGGCAAAGCTGAAAGAGACCTTTTACGAAGGATGATCGGTGCAAATTTACGGAAGCGATCGCTGTCTGTTGCTGTCCTTCTCATGGCTGGGTGTTTTTGATTGGAGTGCTGCTGGGGTTTTCCCTGGCGCTGCTAGGCGTTCACCCTGATCCGTTGCCGACTGCATCATCGACAGAAAGCGTAATGCCACCAGAAGCAGCACCCCTAGCCATAGATTAGCCGTCTTGCCTCCCGCATTTTGCGTTCATGACCTTGCCTTAGCCTCACTCTTCAAGTAGGCTGTTCAATCCTCAACTCAGCATTGCCTACCCCCTAAGAAGATAAGTCCTTGGGTATGATAATCATGCAGTCAGCGTGATTGCCGTTTGGCTTTTTAGCGAAGGGCAATCGCCCTAACTGCCAATCTCGCGGGAAAGAGTGGGATTGTTCGGGCTTTCTAGCCATTCAAAGGGTAGAGCGTCTGTTGTGGTTTGGAACGGGGAAAAGGAAATGGGTTGGCAACTGCGCGACTACGTTTTTGCAGCGTTTATGACCGTGGGCATGGTGCTTTCGGTGTTTATCGTTGGGCCATTTGTGCCGCCGCCCTTTCAACTGATTGTGTGGGCACCGATCGGCGCACTGTTTCTCACTCTTGGCATGGCGCGATTGCAGAAACGGGGCAGTGTGGCGCTGATGATTTTGCCGATGGCCTTGCTATTGGGACTGCAATCGGTGTCGATGACGGTTTATCTGGCTCTGACGGTGTTGATGACAGAGTTGGTGATCGTTTTCCGGGGGAGCTACCGCACCAAGGCAAATCGACTGTTGGGCACGTTGGTCTTTTTTGAAACCGCAATCGTGATCGGTATTGTGGCGTTAGTCTTCATCGTTGGGGGCGACTATGCGCGACTGGCCAATCAGCCCTGGATTTTCTTAGGGATGGCGATCGCCATTGGGCTGGCGGCAACTCTGGGATGGTGGCTGGGCGAACAAGTGGTGAACCAGCTCCGACGGGCAGGGAAGTTAGATGCAGACACAGACGCGAACGATGCCACCCCAGATGCAGACGTTTAGACAGAGGCGCGATCGCCGCTCTGGGTCGTGGCTGATCACCGTTAATCCGCTGCTAAAAATTGCGGTCTGTATTTTGCTGACGACCTTTGCGTTACTGCTGCAAAATCCGTGGGCGATCGGTTTACTTGTCGGTGTAACGTTGCTCGTTTTAATCACTCAGGTTCGTCTATCTATTTCGGTGCTGCTGCGAGGAGCGATCGCCCTTGCCGTCTTTGCCGGATTTTCGCTCTGGTTAGTAGATGGGTGGGATCAGGCGACATTAAGCGTTTTTCGACTGATGGCACTCTTCCTCCCTGCCCCTATTCTGGCGGGCACAACGCCACCGATGGATTTGATCCGGGCACTGGAAGCTGTCCGCCTCCCGCAGTTTTTAACCCTGAGTGTATTACTGGTTTGGCGATTTTTGCCCGTGATTGCCCAGGAAGCAAAGCGGATTCTGGAGGCGAACCAATTGCGCGGCGTTGATCTCTCGCGGCATCCGATGCAATGGTTTTCGGGACTGTTCGTACCACTGATTTTCCAAATGGTCGCCTATGCGGATGAGGTAACGGTGGGGCTGCAAACGCGAGGGTACGATGGCGTGAGTCCCCGGAGTAACAGTCGGCCTTTGCAATGGACGGGACAGGATACAGTGTTTTTAGTCAGTGTTGGAGTGCTGCTGGCAGGCGTCAGCTACGTGGAATGGGGAATGCGTTGAACAACTCGCCAATTCTGGAGCTACAGGATCTCTCGTTTACCTATGCTGTCAACAAAACCCCCACGCTCCAATCGGTTAACCTGACGTTGTATCCGGGCGAAGTGGTATGGATTGCCGGAACCACGGGCAGCGGCAAAAGTACGCTGCTGAACTGTATTGCGGGAATCTCTCCATCCCATACCGGAGGACGCTTAGCGGGCAAAATCCAGATTGGTGGACAGGATGTGGGGAACTGGTCACTCCGGGAGCGATCGCGCCAATGCTGCACGTTGCTTCAGAATGTGGAAACGCAGATTTTTACGGATCAGGTGTGGGATGAGCTAATTTTTGGGCTGGAAAATTGGGCTGTTGAGCCGTCGCACATTGCCCCGATGGCGGCTCAGTCCCTCCAGGAATTTGGTTTAGCGGATCAGGCGGATTGGGCGATCGCCCGTCTTTCTGCGGGACAAAAACAGCGGTTGCTCCTAGCCTCGATGCTGGCGATCGGGCAGCCAATCCTTTTGTTTGATGAACCATTGGCCTATCTGGATGCGCAGGGAGTGGAGCTCTGGCTGCATTTGCTGACGGAGCGTCGCCAAAAGGGAGATGCGATTTTGGTGATCGAGCATCGCGCAGAACTGATGACCCGCCTGTGCAATCGTGCTTATCGCTTACAGGATGGACAACTTAGCGAATGGAATCCCCAAGACATCGAACGCGCCACAGCGATTTCTCTAGATATCACGCCGCGATCGCCTCAAGAGCCTCGACCTGCTCCAGAAATCTGCGTCCTCCGTACCCAAAACGTCGCCTGGGGCGGCTATCCGGCCTATCCGGATCTGACCCTTTACGCGGGCGAAGCAGTATTGCTGAAAGGCGACAACGGCTGTGGCAAAACGACGCTCCTGCGCTTAATCAGCGGACTCCTCCAACCCGATCAGGGTGAGATTGAACTGATGGGGCAGACCACCCGCCGCAAACGGGGAACAGCGATCGCCAAAATCGTCGGTTTTGTCCTCCAAAATCCCAATCACCAACTCTTTGCCGAAAGCGTTCATGCGGAGGTCGCCCAACCGGGAACCGATCCCAAGATTGCGACGGAACTGTTGACTAATCTGGATCTGATGAAATTGAGCGATCGCCATCCCCATTCCCTATCCCAAGGGCAGAAACGGCGGCTGGCTCTGGCAGCGGTGCTGGTGCGTCAGCCTCAGCTTTGTTTGCTCGATGAAATTATGGTAGGTCAAGATGGGCGATCGCTCCTGCTAATGCTCCATGCGCTGAATGCCTTCACCCAGGTAGGCGGAACTCTGCTGTTTACCTCCCATGATCCGCGTGTAGTAGATCCCCTCAATGCGCGAGTTGTAAACCTGCCCTAACAAAAACCGTTTTCCCCAATCCTAGGAAAACGGCTTTACTCGTTCCTTGAAATCTGTGAATCGCCAAACCCAGGTTTTCAAACCCGTGCCGGAGCGCCAAACCGGATCTTGAGATAATCCTCTTCGATCTTGGCTCCAGAGGGTTGCAAGGCCGCCAACGCCTGGGGTAGCACCAAGTTGCGGCGGTGATTCCCAATCCGAATATTCAGTTCATCTCCCGTCTTACTCAGATCGATCCGGTCTTTCGGAATACCGGGAAGATGAATCTCTAGGCTGTACTGATCCTGGTCTTGGACTACACGCAAGGTCGTTTCCTTGTAGTAGACCTGGGCGGGATATTCGTCGGCGTACAGAGTCTCCTTCAGCCGATCTAGCGCCTCCAAACCACACATTTCCTCGGAATACAGCGGAACCTCCTTCACAGGCAACGGACGGAAGTTGTCGTGGATCTCTTGGCGATACTGCTGCTGATTCTCTTTCCAGCGCTGGAAGAAGGGATCGGCTACGGATTTCGGGATAATTCGGTTTGCCACCACCATATCCGTCGCCACGTTATACAAGCTCAGGTAGGCGTGCGCCCGTAGCGACTCTTTGATCACCATCTTTTCGGGGTTCGTCACTAAGCGCACCGAGGTTTGGGTATTGTCCGTCAGCACCTTTTCTAGCGCTTCAATCTGCTCGTAGAACTCGTAGGGCGCATCCATCACTTCTTGGTTCGGAAGCGAAAAACCTGCAATCGGACGAAAAAGGGGTTCTACAATCGGACGTAGGGCAACGGAAACCGCTTGGAAGGGTTTGTAGAAGCGGCGCATATACCAGCCTGCTACTTCCGGCAAACTCAACAACCGCAGAGCCGTTCCCGTTGGAGCCGAGTCAATGATCAGAACGTCAAACTCGCCTTCGTCGTAGTGACGCTTCATCCGTACCAAGCTAAAAATTTCATCCATCCCGGGCAGAATCGCCAACTCTTCCGCCTCGACGCCTTCCAATCCTCGCGCCTGAAGCACCTGGGTGATATAGCGCTTGACCGCTCCCCAGTTTCCCTCCAGTTCCATCAGCGCATCTAGCTCCGCTCCCCACAGATTTGGGCGCACAGACCGAGGCGCGTGCTCCAACTCCATGTCAAAACTATCGGCGAGGGAATGGGCTGGATCCGTGCTAAGAACTAGAGTCTTATACCCCAATTCCGCACAGCGTAACCCTGTTGCTGCTGCCACAGAGGTCTTACCGACGCCGCCTTTACCCGTCATCAAGATTACGCGCATGAGTGCCGCAGTCCTCGCTTATGAGAAAAATTTACACTCTTTTACTTTATCGTTTTTCAGGCGATGTCGTGGGGAAAACGTGCTGTTTCAGGACATCCAGGCGGGAGCAGTGCCAGTAGTCAATATGGGAGGAAATCAGGCCGTCCTCATTTACCTCCAACTCACTCCAGCCAGGGATCGAAATGCGCGGTTTCCAAGGCAAAGGCGTTGTCCAAGAGAGGGTCCATTCGGTGCGAATGTGGCGATCGCCCGCCTGAATGTCATGTAAATCTAACGTGGGATCGCTGAACCAGGCCTGGATAAAGCCAATCATCTGACGGTAGC
Coding sequences within it:
- a CDS encoding ATP-binding cassette domain-containing protein; this translates as MGNALNNSPILELQDLSFTYAVNKTPTLQSVNLTLYPGEVVWIAGTTGSGKSTLLNCIAGISPSHTGGRLAGKIQIGGQDVGNWSLRERSRQCCTLLQNVETQIFTDQVWDELIFGLENWAVEPSHIAPMAAQSLQEFGLADQADWAIARLSAGQKQRLLLASMLAIGQPILLFDEPLAYLDAQGVELWLHLLTERRQKGDAILVIEHRAELMTRLCNRAYRLQDGQLSEWNPQDIERATAISLDITPRSPQEPRPAPEICVLRTQNVAWGGYPAYPDLTLYAGEAVLLKGDNGCGKTTLLRLISGLLQPDQGEIELMGQTTRRKRGTAIAKIVGFVLQNPNHQLFAESVHAEVAQPGTDPKIATELLTNLDLMKLSDRHPHSLSQGQKRRLALAAVLVRQPQLCLLDEIMVGQDGRSLLLMLHALNAFTQVGGTLLFTSHDPRVVDPLNARVVNLP
- a CDS encoding ArsA family ATPase encodes the protein MRVILMTGKGGVGKTSVAAATGLRCAELGYKTLVLSTDPAHSLADSFDMELEHAPRSVRPNLWGAELDALMELEGNWGAVKRYITQVLQARGLEGVEAEELAILPGMDEIFSLVRMKRHYDEGEFDVLIIDSAPTGTALRLLSLPEVAGWYMRRFYKPFQAVSVALRPIVEPLFRPIAGFSLPNQEVMDAPYEFYEQIEALEKVLTDNTQTSVRLVTNPEKMVIKESLRAHAYLSLYNVATDMVVANRIIPKSVADPFFQRWKENQQQYRQEIHDNFRPLPVKEVPLYSEEMCGLEALDRLKETLYADEYPAQVYYKETTLRVVQDQDQYSLEIHLPGIPKDRIDLSKTGDELNIRIGNHRRNLVLPQALAALQPSGAKIEEDYLKIRFGAPARV
- a CDS encoding DUF2358 domain-containing protein, translated to MSLPLASLVEQLKADYRRFPDDQSFHLYAEDVYFKDPMNEFRGCDRYRQMIGFIQAWFSDPTLDLHDIQAGDRHIRTEWTLSWTTPLPWKPRISIPGWSELEVNEDGLISSHIDYWHCSRLDVLKQHVFPTTSPEKR
- a CDS encoding energy-coupling factor transporter transmembrane protein EcfT, giving the protein MQTFRQRRDRRSGSWLITVNPLLKIAVCILLTTFALLLQNPWAIGLLVGVTLLVLITQVRLSISVLLRGAIALAVFAGFSLWLVDGWDQATLSVFRLMALFLPAPILAGTTPPMDLIRALEAVRLPQFLTLSVLLVWRFLPVIAQEAKRILEANQLRGVDLSRHPMQWFSGLFVPLIFQMVAYADEVTVGLQTRGYDGVSPRSNSRPLQWTGQDTVFLVSVGVLLAGVSYVEWGMR
- a CDS encoding Mo-dependent nitrogenase C-terminal domain-containing protein, which encodes MTSPQRSISSSRYLRVIRQWLDNLEIRDIASAHLVCRVIPAQCPFERDIVVLGRKIAHIPPLCKLNPFYTEVSNLRFRALCYLADHGEDIRAYC
- a CDS encoding acyl-CoA thioesterase: MPFKYSRTVRFQDTDSAGVVYFANILAMCHEAYEASLAEAGINLQSFFCYPKIAIPITHADVDFFRPMFCGDRQIIQVKPRQLGNSNFEINYEIFVEGDRDPDMPDAPPPCVARANTQHVCINATVRAKTTLPPDVMRWLEKWGETIEIL